The genomic window ttttacccAAGATGTTAGAGACGAAAAAAGTATTTaactctaaaaaatattttagagaacATAAATAGAGTNNNNNNNNNNNNNNNNNNNNNNNNNNNNNNNNNNNNNNNNNNNNNNNNNNNNNNNNNNNNNNNNNNNNNNNNNNNNNNNNNNNNNNNNNNNNNNNNNNNNNNNNNNNNNNNNNNNNNNNNNNNNNNNNNNNNNAAATAATTATAACATTATAAAATATAAgaagaaaataatttatttttattatagtaTAATAACAGtaaatataatcaaataaaagaattacacaTATGTAATTAAAAAACATTCATAAGTAAATAACTGTAAATTAaacataatattattattttcatgtaagtaaaaataatattattattttcatataaaaataaataatacatttGTGAATATATCAATATATATGAGATAAAtactaaaattatataaataaactaaaaaataaaaaaatggtaaTTTTGTACTGAATATTTTTGTTTCTCGAACATTTTCGCAAAATAAAATGGAGCATTAGCAATTGGATTCATAAaggagtaaactaccatttctacccataaaagttgaaaacgctgatatATCTacttatagaaaataaaaattaccatttgtatccataaaaatGGTTTTTAcaaacaaaattatccaaaccctacaaaattgaataaaattcctaaactaccttTCTCTCCACCACTACCACTATCATCTTcttccccctcctctctctctctcaatgttcTGAGCGACCCAATCCCAACATCAACCACATTATCGCTCAATACCACCGTCTCACCCTCCTCCTCAGCCGTCACCCTAACCCTTTCGGCCGCACACTCCCCTATCGATGTCGATCGCGACTCaacagcaccaccaccaccactatcaCCATCAGCCATCGCTGCAGTTAACTTCACCACCTGAATGGATTAGGTTTTCTCTGCACACACATTCAAAGACTGCGACTTTTTAAGGGTTAATCGAAAACACTCATGAGCAAGGTTAAGATCTATGACTCTAACCCTTAATCCTCCAAGCTTTCGCCATTGATTTCATTGTCTCCCTCGAGAACTCCCGCGTCGCCAACATCAACTCCGAGCCTCCGACATCTCCACTGCACACTCCTGGCTCTCCATCCGCATCCTCCCCTTTCTGTCCGCCATCTCCGTCGTCGCCATCACCGTCGGCAACGAGTACCTCACCACCACCGTTGACACGACTATGGTGGCGCCGGCGCTAACGGAATGTTTGAGTGGTTGTGTGAAGTGAGGATCGTCGATGGGGTCCATGGAGGCGCACTTGCGTTTGAGGGGGAGTTCCAGTGGTTCTTAATGGTATTGTCGGTTTTGCCGAAAAGGAGTCGGGTTATAATGGCCCATTTGTTGCCGAACCGAGCGTGAGCTCTGATTATGGTGTCATCTTCTTCGGAGGTGAAAGTCCGATGCTCCACCTGTGGGGAGAGCTGGTTGCACCATCGGAGCCTGCAAGATTTGCTGTAGCAGAACattaagagaaagagaaagagagagagagaggagggaaagAAGATGATAGTGATAGTGGTGGAGAGAAaagtagtttaaaaattttatttaattttttagacttacttataaaattattttttatgagtacaaatagtaatttttattttatatgagTAGATATGTCAACGTTTTTAACTTTTGTGAATAGATATAATAGTTCATTCATAAAAAATGAATCTATCGAAAAGAATAATAAAGAATGAGATATTTTCGAAATACAAAAGTTGAGCCAGTGTACTGTACCGTGTAGTGTGTATAGAGACAAAGCACGTGGGAAGCGTCCCTCTCCCTTTCATGGGAAACAAGGAGTGTCATCGTGTAAGTCGCTGAAAGGATGACGTGTCACAATAGGCGGCAAGTATTAGCAGCCACGTCATCAGTATAGCCCCATAGAAAAAAGAGTGAAGAAGAAGGAGGCAGCGGCAGCACTTTCCACTCACCCACCTCGCTAGGACACTTGTCCCATTATCGACACGTGTCGCATCACCGTCGGTTGGTTTTGGCGCCAATGAAGGCGGTGGGTTCCACGTCGGCATTATTGGCGGGAAACCGAAGCAACCTCCTCTCTCTCTACTCTCACAGTCACAGTGTCACTAACCCTTTTTCTTTTGCGTATCCCACATGCCCTTCTTTTCTCCCGATGACCCTATCTCTTTGGCGCTCCACTCTCCCCATTGGTCAACTcaaacctcatcatcatcatcatcatccatgcatgcatgcatactCCACATCTTCCATTTCCACACCACATGTCCATGCTCCATGGTCCATGGCATGCCACACGTGACTCGCCATCATGACAAGTGAAAATATCTTATAAAAATGGGACACAGAATAATGCATATACAAATATGGTCACGCACACTCTCACACTCTCGCTCTGCTACACTCACGTCACGTGATCTCCTAATTATATATATTCATACTTggattaaaataaaaatggaaccttatatatttaaaaatttgccACTTGCATATAAAAGAATTTGCATTTTGTAATTACAAATATAGTTAAACAAAAAAGACAATATCCTAATTTTATCTTAAATACTACCTGAAGACGTTTTATACCTTTATTCAATTTATTATATCTgattaattatttattgtttttttatttctatatatATTCACGAGCGCGATTATTACAAGATACCAGCGTCACTTTTTATTTTGTAGGGCAAACCACGTAAATAAGTCAAGGGATAAAAAATTTACGTAAATCAACTAAATTAAAATTGGTTTATGAATTAATTAAGAGACATTTTATATATGTTTGAATCAGCATAATTCAAACTTCATTTTTATGTAATTCAAATCAGTTCGAATCGCACTGATTTGAATTACACGCACACACCCACTATAATTCGAATTACATCCACAGTTATTCGAATCAggatgattcgaattacacacatacactacataataatttaaattggccagattcgaattactcataatttaattttgtctattcttttattaaaaaattaataatttattaaaaattaataatttaaaaattaaaaaatatatattttatttaatgcattaaaaaaagctaacaaaatatttaattacgagacttctttaaaatatNNNNNNNNNNNNNNNNNNNNNNNNNNNNNNNNNNNNNNNNNNNNNNNNNNNNNNNNNNNNNNNNNNNNNNNNNNNNNNNNNNNNNNNNNNNNNNNNNNNNNNNNNNNNNNNNNNNNNNNNNNNNNNNNNNNNNNNNNNNNNNNNNNNNNNNNNNNNNNNNNNNNNNNNNNNNNNNNNNNNNNNNNNNNNNNtgttatatatgtatatttattaaacttattttaaatatgaaaaataatttttacaaaaTACCATTTTTGTAacttattcttattaaaaattatctttgattttaatttactaaatatGAAACACGAACACGTGTCTGCATGTTAGACACGACATTTATCGACATTCGTTCTAcacgtgtcttaataaaaataaaaattattctcCAAACACGTTTAGACACACCTAAATAGCATTACGTGTCAGCATGTCcaactttatttttaatatatattttttaacaaattaatttatattttaataccaataaaatattaaaatatcattacgatttatctaaacaataataatattttatagaggccaatgagttataactcaaatggcatagtctcctcatactcaTCTATGAGgtcgcgggttcgagtctccctatctttggtaaaaaatatatatatattttatagagcAAATATTCAATCCGGTCCCTAACCATTTGGAGAACGGACAAAGCGTCCCTTGAAGATGTGAAATTGACCCATCAGACTCCAACCACACATAGAGCTGCTTATAGTGCACTCTGCGATCGAATGGGAGAAAGTGGGGAGTTTCTCCGCTACGTGGATATGTCTTCCTCCAAATTGAGACTAATCGACCCTCCCGGTTTCAGAAATAGTGTCGTCAAGGCTGGATTGAATCTTCTTCCAATTAGGGTTTGGGTCTTTGTTGTAGTCACATTAGGAGATTATTATATGCAAGTCATCATTGGGAAAGACGGTGGTTGCTACTCACGAAGCAAAATCGATACGAATGCTGATGCACAAAGCGAGGGTTCAAGTGTGATGCTGGGCTCGACCGGTAGCTTCCGAAAAGGTGTGAATATGAGGAAGAAAAAATTTATAGCACCTACATGTAACTACGGAACATATGCCATATTGTTTGAATTAAGTACCATGGACAATGCAATCAGGCTCTTCTAATGGTGTGCCTATTTTAAGGTAAATATAAATTGAAGTTGGACATTCTCCAGTTTTAcattcattctttctttctttctttctttcttttttctttcttgtctTAGCATCAAGTTCATGTGTTGTTGTAGACTAGAACTTCTCACTGCAAATTCTTTACTTAGCTGGATGAATATGTGAAATCTTTTCATGTTAAAGATGTTACAAGTTCTAATAAATTCGTGGATCAAGTTAAGAGATTGGAAGAGAAGTTGAAATCCATGAAATTGTTGATGGCAAAGAATAGAATAAGGATGAAATCTAATAGCACTAAATGCAGGActattttgatattgttgtttagaATTGCAGTGGCACTATATTTTGGGTCTTATTCAGCAAACTGTATGgttaaaaaatttgttcttagtttaTAAGATCTAGGTTAGGATATTAAAACAAGATTGTGTTATGAATATTTTTTGTTTAGAAATGTGTAAATTTATGTGTAATATGTATGTTTTACAAccttgaaaatgaaaatgaattgTTATTTTTTTCTATATTCACTATATGACTACTAGCAATTTCATTATGATAGGTGATTCAAGTTGACAAAAGCAACAAAAAAAGCAATATGATAACTTTACCAAGAGTACTTGTAACCAAATTAATAGTAGATAAATGTATTTAAGGTGCTCAAAATACATAAAATGAGTCAGCCAAAATACATAACTAGAATAATCACAATAGAGATAATGTCTAAGTCAATTTAGTATTGTTGCACAACATAAGTAGGACTGcacacggatcggatcggattggatataggctaaaattctatccgatccgcactgctcccatcggatcggatcggataccaTATCCGCGTTTTTTTAggtcggatcggatcggatatcggatatatccgtgTAATAAAAGATTTGTTTTAAGGCCctgtttttttctgtttttgaaaaaaatgtccataaatatcataaaattaaaaattaaaaataaaacagcaaattagcaattaaaaattaaaaatacaataatTTATGACAACACTTGGTAAAACAACACATCAAATCAATAATTTAACATACTAAAACAGCAACTCAACAAGTTCCAATTGACACATCTCTTCCAGTCTTCCAATTGACACTATATCAGCAAGCATTCATTCCTATTAAGAAATAACAAGTGAGAAAAATTAGTAAAACATGTtagaataataaattattatataccaATACAATACAAGCACCATTGAATACCTAAGATGGTTGATGAGATTGCATTCTACTTTGAACTTCAGGATCTCCGACACTAGTAATTCCAGAaaattctattcaattcaacaataacaaaATATGTCATGGTATGTCAATGCTCTAAAATGAAAGacaaaaaatgaataataattaataaaatacaaATGAACTAATTCATTATATACCTGAATCAACAGCGGCATTTCGAGAAATACGAGACATCTAAGTCATACAAGTAAAGCGATCTATTCcttgataagaaaaagaaaaaacgtgAACGGGATACGATGAGATAGAATGCAATAGAGACAAACAAAAGACAGGGGGAACGGGTTACCTACTTTTAACGGTCAAAGCGAACCCAACCCTTTCATTTCGAATTCAAGAATTCGGAATGAACCAAACCTCCCCAAGTTATAAAAAGTGCCCTCCTTCATCAAGCTCAACCAATATCTTAGCAGGCTTCAACCAATTTTGAGTGCAAATTAACGCCTCTATAGTGGTGGGACTCAAACAACTGCGATAAGGGTCAAGGACACGACCTCCCGTGCTAAAAACTGACTCAGATGCCACAGTAGAAACAGGAATGGCTAATATATCTCTAGCCATGCAAGAGAGAACACGATATCTCAAAGTCTTTCCTctccaccacctcaatatatcaAATCCACTAAAATCTTCCGCCACTTCATCTTCCAAATACCTATCCATTTCATTTTTCTTCAACTCACTTAATTTTATCCTTTGAGTTTGCTTCCACTTGCTCATAGGATCTTCAATCGTAATACTATCATTCTCACTCATCTCTACACTAGGATTTGTTGTAGTATCCGAAGAAATGCTAGCATCTTAAGTGTCTTCAGGGGGTCGCGAATTCCATATGCTATATTGCTCAAACAATTTAGCAATGATATCCTTCAATTTTCTAAAGATCCTTGAAGATTTCTCACCTTGACCATACATCTCAAACAAAGTAAACTGAATATATTCCAATTTATACCGCGGATCAAGAAAAACAGCAACAAGTAATAGATAGTTCAGAGATGGCTTGTTCACTGAAGTCAAAGGAGTAGAAGTATAAGAATGTTCAGAATCATCCCAATACTTATCAAATTTAGCCTTCATCGTTGTTGCCATTTCATTCAACACTAAATCAATTATCACCATCTTACAAAGTGCAAGCCTACACCGATCTTGATTAAAGTCTACTGCCTTTAATGTTGGTGGTTCCTCTAAATTAGAATTTTTGAACACAAGAGTTTTCTGTTTTTTATCAACATGATTTTCCGGGTTCTTCGCACAAGTTCCAATATGTTTTTTTAGGTTAGAGGTCCCATCCCTACGACTATGACATTGTAACCATTTCAAACAATGCTTACATTGAGCCTTAGTTTCCTCAtcattttttttgtagtgatccCAAACAATAGAAGGGGGTCTAGTAGACTTTCTTTTACCTGATTGGCCAGATTGTGCTGCTGTCGCCAAAGAAGGAGCATCACTTGAAGCTGGATTGGTATTTGTTTCTCCTCCCCTTGTTGATTCTTCTGGTGTAGATCCAGCGACACTAGGTGGAGTAGGAATGCTCCCAACTTCAGACCCACTTGCATTAGTTGTAAGCGCTTGTTTATCAGCCATTCTAATTTTCCAACAGAATCCTACAATTAAATAAGCCATAACACTATATCAGTTTACAAACAACAGACCCTCAGTGCCATAtgacttcaattaaataaatcatCTTAATTTTCAAACAATTAAACCTTTAAACCATATAAACCCTCAGTGCCATATCTGTTTACAGTTGAATAAACCATTTAAATTTACAGATTTTATTACATAATAACAGTATAACACAATGATTCAAGTACTTTAAAATAAGTCATAACACTATATCAGTTtacaaatattaatattattatcattataaGAACAAACAATGAAATCAAACCATATCCTTCATAGGGTCTATGGATAGAGACAGCAAATGGGAAATCACATGGTATTGTCTTCAAGGATTACTTAATTACTTGACATTTGAGATATGAATCCAACATTTTTTCCACCATCGGAAATAAAGTTTACAAATTACATCCCATAGCTAATAACTAAATTGAAAATATTAGAATTCAGGCCACCATAATTGACACCTTCAGAAAGAGACTTTACAAGGAATAAGTTAATAATTATGTAGCCAAAGTAATGCTTAATTTCTATCTTCCAGATTGGCTCAAAACATATCATTGGTTCTCTATTCTCTGATGCAATACTTCTTCGATCTATTGATCATGAAATGAAGTTGATTGCTCTTAAATAAGGGACTACATTTTGTGAAAATCACTAGTAATTTGAAGTCATGAAATATTTTCCTAAAAATAGCCAACAATTTCATCAATTATTAAAACagttttaaaaagagaaaataaaataaaattaatttacccATAATACCTGATCAGTTGAAGAGCCGAGAGCAAAAACGATGGAGAAGAAGGATGGTTGGTCTGACTCTGACAGATTCACGAAGCTGCTTGGAGAGAACAAGAAATGATGAACGCGACCGTGAGCGCTGGAGGAGGTGACCGCACTACTGGAGGAGACCACCGACCGTGAGCGCTGCGCCAGTGAAGAACGCGACTTATGAAGAACGCCTATGGAGAACGACGCGACCGCCGTCCACCGCGTCGATGGAGGAGGCGACGACCGTGTAGCTGGAGCCTGGAAGAACAGTAAATAATGACCTTAGGAGACGGTGATG from Arachis ipaensis cultivar K30076 chromosome B09, Araip1.1, whole genome shotgun sequence includes these protein-coding regions:
- the LOC107616177 gene encoding transcription factor MYB1-like, encoding MPTWNPPPSLAPKPTDGDATRVDNGTSVLARLRWCNQLSPQVEHRTFTSEEDDTIIRAHARFGNKWAIITRLLFGKTDNTIKNHWNSPSNRRRHHSRVNGGGEVLVADGDGDDGDGGQKGEDADGEPGVCSGDVGGSELMLATREFSRETMKSMAKAWRIKG